A genome region from Nocardiopsis exhalans includes the following:
- a CDS encoding WD40 repeat domain-containing serine/threonine protein kinase — protein MHPLTSGDPAHIGPHRLLARLGAGGMGEVYLARTPQGRLAALKVVKEDLARDQEFRSRFAREVRTAQMVEGPFTPDVVDADPHADLPWMATEYVPGPTLTKAVKGNGPFPEASLRVLTIGLARALQAVHAAGLMHRDLKPDNVLLSPRGPQVIDFGIARAVEGTVLTKTGQAFGTPSYTSPEQVMGQETSPASDVFSLAGVVVYAATGRPPFGSGKAAEVLPRVVGQEPNLDGVPEPLRPLLARCLAKDPTERPTSDEIVRVLSADPLPSAEHGWLPAQVNQSINAHQHEAHQVVQASPSGPLQNTTTPLNQPPGGSRKGRRRTGLIAAGAGAAALLLAAGIGLAAVAPWENGEGDEGTAAPGSDSGEPDEADGEADPESLGDQDDMAADWDGETGFDGFVSDVVFTPDGSGIYVRATSAMTLWDWESGEFQHRLNPTPTSFDLADDGTMVATYADTAVILDTDLETVELFDVAEELDDIIDYRGASISPDGSLVSVVVPHGDDQRTVYVWDREADAIMHALEQDNDVGHTEFSPDGDHLRLRILEGYPRVMLYDVATGEEVLSVIEEEPETSGDLSSNWHASAFSPTEPILAVDRNEGDIALYDYEEGKVILEIEGGRSYSNLAFSADGQTLYSAGMGSTATGHSGGRAWDVATGEELTSGDTLLIDRLAVHPGGEALAAFQRDTLLLLDPETLEVINEIS, from the coding sequence GTGCATCCGCTGACCTCCGGCGACCCCGCCCACATCGGCCCCCACCGGCTCCTGGCCCGCCTCGGCGCGGGCGGCATGGGCGAGGTCTACCTGGCCCGCACCCCGCAGGGCCGCCTGGCCGCGCTCAAGGTGGTCAAGGAGGACCTGGCCCGGGACCAGGAGTTCCGCTCCCGCTTCGCCCGCGAGGTCCGCACCGCCCAGATGGTCGAGGGCCCCTTCACACCCGACGTGGTGGACGCCGACCCGCACGCGGACCTGCCCTGGATGGCCACCGAGTACGTCCCCGGCCCCACCCTCACCAAAGCGGTCAAGGGGAACGGCCCCTTCCCGGAGGCCTCGCTCCGCGTCCTGACCATCGGCCTGGCCCGCGCCCTCCAGGCGGTACACGCCGCCGGACTCATGCACCGCGACCTCAAACCGGACAACGTCCTCCTCTCCCCCCGCGGCCCCCAGGTGATCGACTTCGGCATCGCCCGCGCCGTCGAGGGCACCGTCCTCACCAAGACCGGCCAGGCCTTCGGCACCCCCTCCTACACCTCACCCGAGCAGGTCATGGGCCAGGAGACCAGCCCGGCCAGCGACGTGTTCTCCCTGGCCGGGGTGGTGGTCTACGCCGCCACCGGCCGACCGCCCTTCGGCAGCGGCAAGGCAGCCGAGGTCCTGCCCCGGGTCGTCGGCCAGGAACCGAACCTGGACGGCGTCCCCGAACCCCTGCGCCCCCTCCTCGCCCGCTGCCTGGCCAAGGACCCCACTGAGCGCCCCACCTCCGACGAGATCGTCCGGGTCCTGTCCGCCGACCCCCTCCCCTCCGCCGAACACGGCTGGCTCCCCGCCCAGGTCAACCAGTCCATCAACGCCCATCAACACGAGGCCCACCAGGTGGTCCAGGCCTCCCCCAGCGGGCCACTCCAGAACACCACCACTCCCCTGAACCAGCCTCCGGGCGGCTCCAGGAAGGGAAGGCGGCGCACCGGCCTCATCGCCGCCGGGGCAGGAGCGGCGGCGCTGCTCCTGGCCGCGGGCATCGGCCTGGCCGCGGTCGCCCCCTGGGAGAACGGGGAGGGCGACGAGGGCACGGCCGCCCCCGGTTCCGATTCGGGTGAGCCCGATGAAGCAGACGGGGAGGCCGACCCCGAGTCCCTCGGCGACCAGGACGACATGGCCGCGGACTGGGACGGCGAAACCGGGTTCGACGGCTTCGTCAGCGACGTGGTGTTCACCCCGGACGGTTCCGGGATCTATGTCAGAGCGACGTCGGCGATGACCCTCTGGGACTGGGAGAGCGGCGAGTTCCAGCACCGGTTGAACCCCACGCCGACCTCCTTCGACCTCGCCGACGACGGAACCATGGTGGCCACCTACGCGGACACCGCGGTCATCCTCGACACCGATCTGGAGACGGTCGAGCTCTTCGACGTGGCCGAGGAGCTGGACGACATCATCGACTACCGGGGCGCCTCCATCAGCCCCGACGGTTCCCTGGTCTCGGTGGTCGTCCCCCACGGTGACGACCAGCGGACCGTGTACGTGTGGGACCGGGAGGCGGACGCCATCATGCACGCCCTCGAACAGGACAACGACGTCGGCCACACCGAGTTCAGCCCCGACGGCGACCACCTGAGGCTCCGCATCCTGGAGGGCTATCCCCGGGTGATGCTGTACGACGTGGCCACCGGCGAGGAGGTGCTCAGCGTGATCGAGGAGGAACCGGAGACCTCCGGAGACCTCAGCAGCAACTGGCACGCGTCCGCCTTCTCCCCGACCGAACCGATTCTCGCGGTGGACCGGAACGAGGGGGACATCGCCCTCTACGACTATGAGGAAGGCAAGGTCATCCTCGAGATCGAAGGCGGGCGCAGCTACTCCAACCTGGCCTTCTCCGCGGACGGGCAGACCCTCTACTCCGCCGGGATGGGCAGCACAGCCACCGGCCACTCGGGCGGACGCGCCTGGGACGTGGCCACCGGCGAGGAACTGACCTCCGGGGACACCCTGCTCATCGACCGCCTCGCCGTCCACCCCGGCGGCGAGGCCCTCGCCGCCTTCCAGCGCGACACCCTGCTCCTCCTCGACCCCGAGACCCTCGAAGTGATCAACGAGATCAGCTGA
- a CDS encoding serine/threonine-protein kinase, whose protein sequence is MRPLTPADPVRVGPHEVLARLGAGGMGEVLLVRTPADGLAALKVVRDELAHDPEFRARFAREVRTAQRVRGPFTPAVLSADPGAAVPWMATEYVPGPTLKEAVRENGPFPEDSLRVLALGLARALQAIHATGLMHRDLKPGNVLLSPRGPQVIDFGIARAVEGTVLTKTGQSFGTPSYTSPEQVIGKTVGPAADVFSLAGVVVYAATGQAPFGSGKAAELMARVVGGRADLHEVPENLRPLLGRCLAKDPAERPTADELVQLLSAEPLPSAAHGWLPPRVHQSIEAHHSDTRAAVDAAPPTAATGPGPEGPAGPGGTRPQGSDPAPLTPPPGGRGRTLLIAGAAALAVATMVGTVGLLAGSPWPEEGVAGGETDAPSTVAEDSESSGEHESPAAADDLSPVFNSGLFDVAFAPDGESVYVAGSGRLVQVDWETGEELASIATEPNNLTVGTDGTIVATYFNALSIWGPDLEITHDFRPPDRDSWNNPSLTDDGTRLSVSAVDDGGNPLVQVWNLETGEVEFEFAADDRSSDPVINADGTLLYTNMTTDERTEDGWDRRATVWDLTTEEVVVEFPNDDVPDVFEERESWPIMRYAEFHPTDPSVLAVKTSDSDLVLYDLSTGEVQRMEAPEPEQHLYEIHFSNDGSRLAASGTTAYEPHGGHVWDTATGELLTDEPVEVYSSLAFHPDGEVIVSLTPAPDNDRFIVLDGETFEIRHEFPG, encoded by the coding sequence GTGCGCCCCCTGACCCCCGCCGACCCCGTCCGTGTCGGCCCCCACGAGGTCCTGGCCCGCCTCGGCGCGGGCGGCATGGGCGAGGTCCTGCTCGTGCGCACCCCCGCCGACGGGCTGGCCGCGCTCAAGGTGGTCCGCGACGAACTCGCGCACGACCCCGAGTTCCGGGCCCGGTTCGCCCGCGAGGTCCGCACCGCCCAGCGCGTGCGCGGCCCCTTCACCCCCGCGGTGCTCAGCGCCGACCCCGGGGCCGCAGTGCCGTGGATGGCCACCGAGTACGTCCCCGGGCCCACCCTCAAGGAAGCGGTCCGGGAGAACGGCCCCTTCCCGGAGGACTCGCTGCGGGTCCTCGCCCTGGGTCTGGCCCGCGCCCTCCAGGCGATCCACGCCACCGGGCTGATGCACCGCGACCTCAAACCCGGCAACGTGCTGCTGTCGCCGCGCGGCCCCCAGGTGATCGACTTCGGTATCGCCCGCGCCGTCGAGGGCACCGTCCTCACCAAGACCGGCCAGAGCTTCGGCACCCCCTCCTACACCTCGCCCGAGCAGGTCATCGGCAAGACGGTCGGACCGGCCGCCGACGTGTTCTCCCTGGCCGGTGTAGTGGTCTACGCCGCCACCGGCCAGGCCCCCTTCGGCAGCGGCAAGGCGGCCGAACTCATGGCCAGGGTGGTGGGCGGCCGGGCCGACTTGCACGAGGTGCCCGAGAACCTGCGCCCGCTCCTGGGGCGCTGCCTGGCCAAGGACCCCGCGGAACGGCCCACCGCCGACGAACTCGTCCAGCTCCTCTCCGCCGAACCCCTGCCCTCCGCCGCACACGGCTGGCTCCCGCCCCGGGTCCACCAGTCCATCGAGGCCCACCACTCGGACACCCGCGCTGCGGTCGACGCGGCTCCGCCCACAGCCGCCACCGGGCCCGGACCCGAAGGACCCGCCGGGCCCGGGGGCACCAGGCCCCAGGGCAGCGATCCGGCACCGCTCACCCCGCCCCCGGGAGGCCGGGGCCGCACCCTGCTCATCGCCGGAGCGGCCGCGCTGGCCGTGGCCACGATGGTCGGCACGGTCGGTCTCCTGGCGGGCTCCCCCTGGCCGGAAGAGGGCGTCGCGGGCGGGGAGACCGATGCGCCGAGCACCGTGGCCGAGGACTCCGAGAGCTCTGGGGAACACGAGAGCCCAGCGGCCGCGGACGATCTCTCGCCGGTCTTCAACAGCGGCCTCTTCGATGTCGCGTTCGCCCCCGACGGGGAGAGCGTCTACGTCGCCGGAAGCGGTCGGCTGGTCCAGGTGGACTGGGAGACCGGCGAGGAGCTGGCCAGTATCGCCACCGAGCCCAACAACCTGACCGTGGGGACCGACGGCACCATCGTGGCCACCTACTTCAACGCCCTCTCGATCTGGGGGCCCGACCTGGAGATCACCCACGATTTCCGGCCGCCCGACCGCGACAGCTGGAACAACCCCAGTCTGACCGACGACGGCACCCGACTGTCGGTCTCGGCCGTCGACGACGGTGGCAACCCCCTGGTCCAGGTATGGAACCTGGAGACGGGGGAAGTGGAGTTCGAGTTCGCGGCCGACGACCGCAGCAGTGATCCCGTCATCAACGCAGACGGCACCCTCCTGTACACCAACATGACCACGGACGAGCGGACCGAGGACGGGTGGGACCGGCGGGCGACCGTGTGGGACCTGACCACCGAAGAGGTCGTCGTGGAGTTCCCCAACGACGACGTCCCCGACGTCTTCGAGGAACGCGAAAGCTGGCCCATCATGAGGTACGCGGAGTTCCACCCCACGGACCCGTCCGTACTGGCCGTCAAGACCAGCGACAGCGATCTCGTCCTGTACGACCTCTCGACCGGCGAGGTCCAGCGTATGGAGGCCCCGGAGCCCGAACAGCACCTGTACGAAATCCACTTCTCCAACGACGGGTCCCGGCTGGCCGCCAGCGGGACGACGGCGTACGAACCCCACGGGGGCCACGTGTGGGACACCGCCACCGGGGAGCTGCTGACCGACGAACCGGTCGAGGTCTACTCCTCGCTGGCCTTCCACCCGGACGGCGAGGTGATCGTGAGCCTCACACCCGCACCCGACAACGACCGCTTCATCGTCCTGGACGGCGAAACCTTCGAGATCCGCCACGAGTTCCCCGGATAG
- a CDS encoding serine/threonine-protein kinase: MQQPAPNDPKQVGHYRVVALLGSGGMGRVYLGLDPSGFPAAVKVVRAEYAYDPGFRERFARELELAQRVYGNYTPRVLSADTSGQTPWLATEYVMGPSLQDLVQDTGALPEDAVRFMGRGIAQALERVHATGLVHRDLKPGNVMVSAAGPQVIDFGIARAMEDSQGAEEERIIGTPGYMAPEAVDGEETGPAADVFALGGVLVHALTGSGPFGDGHPSAVLYRISNLEPDLEGVPASLRGVITACLEKDPTRRPNAAQVLQALGGPTAPAASTAEWLPPAAAARIDGVAREYETAVRSAPLSTGKGTRGRRLMIVGAAAAALVMVAGIGVWAARDAGLIGSGDAASEEEAGIPERDVCDPSEHLAPEYTEAANEEMTPPNNDDGVFVTGFSSDGEVLAVAGTGGVALWDWREQEELALIEAEIAPLAGHPVFSSNDCLLAYASDDGAYVYSLESGEVAVLAEGHEVGAVAFTPDNAQLVVGNRDFQLESGVVVYDLETGGVAAAYSEVGSTIDSVAVSPEGRYIAAQGGLSRVSVWDTETGEEVASAEDIPRTNPRALSFADEETLVYPDVNGLHSQNVISDTSRSTSFIAEDLDEGMSMYDYRYSVEADRVYATYLTSIREPENGFMKVWEYSTGEELTAESDEGYLWEIAVHPEGEVIIGVPATGNGMWVVDAQELRIIDRF, from the coding sequence ATGCAGCAACCCGCCCCCAACGACCCGAAGCAGGTCGGCCACTACCGTGTCGTCGCCCTGCTTGGCTCCGGCGGTATGGGCCGCGTCTACCTCGGACTGGACCCCTCGGGCTTCCCCGCCGCGGTGAAGGTCGTCCGCGCCGAGTACGCCTACGACCCCGGTTTCCGTGAGCGCTTCGCCCGCGAACTCGAACTCGCCCAGCGGGTCTACGGCAACTACACGCCCCGGGTGCTGTCCGCCGACACCTCCGGCCAGACCCCGTGGCTGGCCACCGAGTACGTCATGGGCCCCTCCCTCCAGGACCTGGTCCAGGACACCGGCGCCCTGCCCGAGGACGCGGTGCGCTTCATGGGCCGCGGGATCGCCCAGGCCCTGGAGCGGGTGCACGCCACCGGCCTGGTCCACCGCGACCTCAAGCCCGGCAACGTCATGGTCTCCGCCGCGGGCCCCCAGGTGATCGACTTCGGTATCGCCCGCGCGATGGAGGACTCCCAGGGCGCCGAGGAGGAGCGCATCATCGGCACCCCGGGGTACATGGCCCCCGAGGCCGTGGACGGGGAGGAGACCGGCCCGGCCGCCGACGTCTTCGCGCTCGGCGGGGTCCTGGTGCACGCGCTCACCGGCAGCGGCCCGTTCGGCGACGGCCATCCCTCTGCGGTGCTCTACCGGATCAGCAACCTGGAGCCCGACCTCGAAGGGGTCCCGGCGTCGCTGCGCGGCGTCATCACCGCCTGCCTGGAGAAGGACCCCACCCGGCGGCCCAACGCCGCCCAGGTCCTCCAGGCGCTCGGCGGCCCCACGGCGCCCGCCGCGTCCACGGCCGAATGGCTGCCCCCGGCCGCCGCCGCGCGGATCGACGGGGTCGCCCGGGAGTACGAGACCGCGGTGCGGTCGGCGCCCCTGTCCACCGGGAAGGGCACCCGGGGCCGCCGCCTGATGATCGTCGGCGCCGCGGCCGCCGCCCTGGTCATGGTGGCCGGGATCGGTGTGTGGGCCGCGCGGGACGCCGGGCTGATCGGCTCCGGCGACGCCGCCTCCGAAGAGGAGGCGGGGATCCCGGAGCGGGACGTCTGCGACCCCTCCGAGCACCTGGCACCCGAGTACACCGAGGCCGCCAACGAGGAGATGACCCCGCCCAACAACGACGACGGGGTCTTCGTCACCGGGTTCTCCAGCGACGGCGAGGTCCTCGCGGTGGCCGGGACCGGCGGGGTCGCCCTGTGGGACTGGCGCGAGCAGGAGGAGCTCGCGCTCATCGAGGCCGAGATCGCGCCGCTGGCCGGGCACCCCGTCTTCAGCTCCAACGACTGCCTCCTGGCCTACGCCTCCGACGACGGCGCGTACGTGTACTCGTTGGAGAGCGGGGAGGTGGCCGTACTCGCCGAGGGACACGAGGTCGGCGCGGTCGCCTTCACTCCCGACAACGCCCAACTGGTCGTCGGCAACCGCGACTTCCAGCTGGAATCCGGCGTGGTGGTGTACGACCTGGAGACCGGCGGGGTGGCCGCCGCCTACAGCGAGGTCGGGAGCACCATCGACTCCGTGGCCGTCTCCCCGGAGGGCAGGTACATCGCCGCCCAGGGCGGCCTCAGCCGCGTGTCGGTGTGGGACACCGAGACCGGGGAGGAAGTCGCCTCGGCCGAGGACATCCCGAGGACCAACCCCCGGGCGCTGAGCTTCGCCGACGAGGAGACCCTGGTCTACCCCGACGTCAACGGCCTGCACAGCCAGAACGTCATCTCCGACACCAGCCGGAGCACCTCGTTCATCGCCGAGGACCTGGACGAGGGCATGTCGATGTACGACTACAGGTACAGCGTGGAAGCCGACCGGGTCTACGCCACCTACCTCACTTCGATCCGCGAGCCCGAGAACGGGTTCATGAAGGTCTGGGAGTACTCCACCGGCGAGGAGCTGACCGCGGAGTCCGACGAGGGCTACCTGTGGGAGATCGCCGTCCACCCGGAGGGTGAGGTCATCATCGGCGTCCCCGCCACCGGCAACGGCATGTGGGTCGTGGACGCGCAGGAACTGCGCATCATCGACCGCTTCTAA
- a CDS encoding protein kinase translates to MFPLHPHDPPSAGPHRLYARLGEDAYARVYLGAAGVEDPVAVKIVRPEYATDPAFRSSFTHEVEAAHGLSSSHVCLVRDADLSGAVPWVAVSRPLGPSLAELIRRDGPLPAEALHPLALALAQGLADLHATRRTHGSLWPDGVLLSSRTALLADPGLEWAISGTEQRAPHPAFAAPEGGATPATDVFSWASTLCFAASGVEGPDGLAKVPLQLRGLIDTCLKRDPRLRPSAHDLVQMLGGPAVPPAWPPVVQSAIDAVADTQRSMLSTAALTPRESPGGDGPPARRRGRLMAAGAGALALAVLATAGTVFAYGRIGGDPEQDPRSTGAGGDEGGGLITEAGCLDGLGFPAPEEPLPEDTRFWDPVFSPDGGVLVATSSSGLTVWDWSAGEEIARPTSDSTFTVDPVFAPVGCTVAAAEAVDYENREYPVRLAYTYDLAAGTSTQHLGAQEGPDDNDRWMLKPVEVNSADFSPDGSRLAVTLTASFGEMSTVVTDTATGEQGEPMAEGLHYGTVFLDDEHFATKDLREVFIWNAGTGEEVNVLQGNSTTRLAAVPGETQVAYLHENRVVISDYITGDEVTSFTRDEFETDDAPLFVHLFVDSGHDRVYTTWQVKSAGGGWYYRNQVWNLSTGEDITEGIEASGGYRTIVPHPDGEVLAAVTVQDSDLVLIDPDTFEIVERLS, encoded by the coding sequence ATGTTCCCTCTCCACCCGCACGACCCGCCCTCCGCCGGCCCCCACCGCCTGTACGCCCGCCTGGGCGAGGACGCCTACGCACGGGTCTACCTGGGAGCCGCCGGGGTCGAGGACCCGGTCGCGGTGAAGATCGTCCGGCCGGAGTACGCCACCGACCCGGCCTTCCGGTCCTCCTTCACCCACGAGGTGGAGGCCGCCCACGGGCTGAGCAGCTCCCACGTGTGCCTGGTCCGTGACGCCGACCTGAGCGGGGCCGTGCCGTGGGTCGCGGTGTCCCGACCGCTCGGCCCCAGCCTGGCCGAGCTGATCCGCCGCGACGGCCCCCTGCCGGCCGAGGCCCTGCACCCGCTCGCCCTGGCCCTCGCCCAGGGGCTGGCCGACCTGCACGCCACCCGCCGCACGCACGGTTCGCTGTGGCCGGACGGGGTCCTCCTGTCCAGCCGGACCGCGCTGCTGGCCGACCCCGGCCTGGAGTGGGCGATCAGCGGCACCGAGCAGCGCGCGCCCCACCCCGCGTTCGCCGCGCCCGAGGGCGGTGCCACTCCGGCCACGGACGTGTTCTCGTGGGCCTCCACCCTGTGTTTCGCCGCCAGCGGCGTAGAGGGGCCCGACGGCCTCGCCAAGGTCCCCCTCCAGTTGCGCGGGCTGATCGACACCTGCCTCAAACGCGACCCCCGGCTGCGGCCCAGCGCACACGACCTGGTCCAGATGCTGGGCGGGCCCGCGGTGCCCCCGGCCTGGCCGCCCGTGGTCCAGTCCGCGATCGACGCGGTCGCCGACACGCAGCGGTCGATGCTGAGCACCGCCGCCCTCACCCCGCGCGAGTCGCCCGGGGGCGACGGACCGCCCGCCCGCAGGCGCGGCCGCCTCATGGCGGCGGGCGCGGGCGCCCTGGCCCTAGCGGTGCTCGCGACCGCAGGAACGGTGTTCGCCTACGGCCGGATCGGCGGCGACCCGGAGCAGGACCCGCGGAGCACCGGCGCGGGCGGGGACGAGGGCGGCGGGCTGATCACCGAGGCAGGATGCCTGGACGGCCTGGGGTTTCCCGCACCCGAGGAGCCGCTTCCCGAGGACACCAGGTTCTGGGACCCCGTGTTCTCCCCGGACGGGGGCGTCCTCGTCGCGACCTCGTCCTCAGGTCTCACCGTCTGGGACTGGTCGGCGGGCGAGGAGATCGCCCGGCCGACATCGGACTCGACCTTCACCGTCGACCCGGTGTTCGCCCCGGTCGGCTGCACCGTGGCCGCCGCCGAGGCCGTCGACTACGAGAACCGTGAGTACCCGGTGCGTCTCGCGTACACCTACGACCTGGCCGCCGGCACCTCCACCCAGCACCTCGGAGCACAGGAGGGACCGGACGACAACGACCGGTGGATGCTGAAACCGGTGGAGGTGAACTCCGCGGACTTCTCCCCTGACGGCAGCCGGCTGGCCGTGACCCTGACCGCCTCCTTCGGAGAGATGAGCACGGTGGTGACCGACACCGCCACCGGTGAGCAGGGCGAGCCGATGGCCGAAGGGCTGCATTACGGGACCGTTTTCCTGGACGACGAGCACTTCGCCACCAAGGACCTGAGAGAGGTCTTCATCTGGAACGCGGGTACCGGTGAGGAGGTCAACGTGCTCCAGGGGAACAGCACCACCAGGTTGGCGGCCGTACCCGGCGAGACGCAGGTGGCCTACCTCCATGAGAACCGGGTCGTCATCAGTGACTACATCACCGGTGACGAGGTCACCTCCTTCACCCGGGACGAGTTCGAGACCGATGACGCCCCCCTGTTCGTCCACCTCTTCGTGGACTCCGGGCACGACCGCGTGTACACGACCTGGCAGGTGAAGTCGGCGGGGGGCGGCTGGTACTACCGCAACCAGGTCTGGAACCTGTCGACCGGTGAGGACATCACCGAGGGCATCGAGGCGAGCGGGGGCTACCGGACGATCGTCCCGCACCCGGACGGCGAGGTCCTGGCCGCTGTCACAGTGCAGGACAGCGACCTGGTCCTGATCGACCCCGACACCTTCGAGATCGTCGAACGGCTCAGCTGA
- a CDS encoding WD40 repeat domain-containing serine/threonine protein kinase has protein sequence MQPLSSDDPHAIGPHRLLARLGAGGMGKVYLARTPDGHLCALKVVKEDLAHDIQFRARFAREVRTAQRVHGPFTPAVVDADPDAPAPWMATEYVPGPTLKEAVRENGPFPEESLRVLTLGMARALHTIHTAGLMHRDLKPSNILLSPRGPQVIDFGIARAVEGTVLTRTGQTFGTPAYTSPEQITGQNVTPRADVFSMAGAVLFAASGKPPFGEGTPISTLTKVMKGDPLLESVPEGPLRDLLARCFAKDPSQRPDADTVLQELSGLPLPSAEHGWLPSQVNQQINVKASETQRAEAAEHTTAPMAAGSGPHAALTGTSGPGGPGGPGSGSGVPGPGGNGNEQSARPWWRSRTTVIVAAAAAALILLGGSALALNALPLGSDGSSEDVAGGDETGGGPESDGSDGETEGGGGEAAGERSELDDSALQGFLYSLGFSEDGEELHVFGSNTLSSWNWREGVSLDHYTPTPTGAMMTPNGFVAGTALNHIAVWEGGSDNRIAVIGNDDGEERGQFDMPALNSDSTLVATIGSDDGTVDGEPNIQVWDVQTRELQSEFAVEGRLTDLFYTHDDSALVGVVTEPGYSPHIAAVVWDPETGEELQRFDGAEYYSVSLSPDGTSLAMVTDRTEAHIADIGTGEIRDLESAGLTYNELTEVEFSADGSLVYGATSEFSDVPGLVWDAESGDLVPTDGLTLNVPVGVHPDGEHIATAVSEGGVHTIRILDADFNVVAEVN, from the coding sequence GTGCAACCCCTCTCCTCCGACGACCCGCACGCCATCGGGCCGCACCGCCTCCTCGCACGCCTCGGTGCGGGCGGCATGGGCAAGGTCTACCTCGCCCGCACCCCCGACGGACACCTGTGCGCCCTCAAGGTCGTCAAGGAGGACCTGGCCCACGACATCCAGTTCCGCGCCCGCTTCGCCCGCGAGGTCCGCACCGCCCAACGCGTACACGGACCCTTCACCCCCGCCGTCGTGGACGCCGACCCCGACGCCCCCGCACCCTGGATGGCCACCGAATACGTCCCCGGCCCCACCCTCAAGGAAGCCGTCCGGGAAAACGGCCCCTTCCCCGAAGAGTCTCTCCGCGTCCTCACCCTGGGCATGGCCCGCGCCCTCCACACCATCCACACCGCCGGGCTCATGCACCGCGACCTCAAACCCAGCAACATCCTGCTCTCCCCACGCGGCCCCCAGGTCATCGACTTCGGCATCGCCCGCGCCGTCGAAGGCACCGTCCTCACCCGCACCGGCCAAACCTTCGGCACCCCCGCCTACACCTCCCCCGAACAGATCACCGGGCAGAACGTCACACCCCGCGCCGACGTCTTCTCCATGGCGGGAGCCGTACTCTTCGCGGCCAGCGGGAAGCCGCCGTTCGGTGAGGGCACCCCGATCAGCACCCTGACCAAGGTGATGAAGGGCGACCCCCTCCTGGAGTCCGTCCCCGAGGGCCCGCTGCGCGACCTGCTCGCCCGGTGCTTCGCCAAGGACCCGAGCCAGCGTCCGGACGCCGACACCGTCCTCCAGGAGCTCTCCGGGCTACCGCTACCGTCAGCCGAACACGGCTGGCTGCCCTCGCAGGTCAACCAGCAGATCAACGTCAAGGCGAGTGAGACCCAGCGGGCGGAGGCGGCCGAGCACACCACCGCTCCCATGGCCGCGGGCAGCGGTCCGCATGCGGCATTAACCGGAACCAGCGGACCTGGCGGGCCCGGCGGGCCCGGTTCGGGTTCTGGCGTCCCCGGCCCCGGCGGGAACGGCAACGAGCAGAGCGCGCGCCCCTGGTGGCGGAGCCGGACCACGGTGATCGTGGCCGCCGCTGCCGCCGCCCTCATCCTGTTGGGCGGCAGCGCGCTGGCCCTGAACGCCCTGCCCCTCGGCTCCGACGGCTCCTCCGAGGACGTCGCGGGCGGTGACGAGACCGGGGGCGGACCCGAAAGCGACGGCAGCGACGGCGAAACGGAGGGAGGCGGGGGCGAGGCGGCGGGCGAACGAAGCGAACTCGACGACAGCGCCCTACAGGGCTTCCTCTACAGCCTCGGATTCTCCGAGGACGGGGAGGAACTCCATGTCTTCGGTTCCAACACCCTCTCCTCCTGGAACTGGCGGGAGGGGGTCTCACTCGACCATTACACCCCCACCCCGACCGGCGCCATGATGACCCCGAACGGTTTCGTCGCGGGCACCGCCCTCAACCACATCGCGGTGTGGGAAGGCGGCAGCGACAACCGGATCGCCGTGATCGGCAATGACGACGGCGAGGAACGCGGCCAGTTCGACATGCCCGCGCTGAACTCCGACAGCACCCTGGTCGCCACCATCGGCTCGGACGACGGCACCGTCGACGGCGAACCGAACATACAGGTGTGGGACGTCCAGACCCGTGAGCTGCAGAGCGAGTTCGCCGTTGAGGGCCGCCTGACCGACCTCTTCTACACGCACGACGATTCCGCGCTGGTAGGCGTGGTCACCGAACCCGGCTACTCCCCCCACATCGCCGCGGTCGTCTGGGACCCCGAGACCGGCGAGGAACTCCAGCGCTTCGACGGCGCCGAGTACTACTCCGTCTCGCTGTCCCCGGACGGCACGAGCCTGGCCATGGTCACCGACCGCACCGAGGCCCACATCGCGGACATCGGGACCGGTGAGATCCGCGATCTGGAGTCCGCCGGCCTGACGTACAACGAGCTCACCGAGGTCGAGTTCTCCGCCGACGGCTCCCTGGTCTACGGCGCCACCTCGGAGTTCAGCGACGTGCCGGGGCTGGTCTGGGACGCCGAGAGCGGTGACCTCGTCCCGACCGACGGCCTCACCCTCAACGTCCCGGTCGGCGTCCACCCCGACGGCGAGCACATCGCCACCGCCGTCTCCGAGGGCGGCGTCCACACCATCCGCATCCTGGACGCCGACTTCAACGTCGTCGCCGAAGTGAACTGA